Part of the Perognathus longimembris pacificus isolate PPM17 chromosome 1, ASM2315922v1, whole genome shotgun sequence genome, TTTTGTGATTTTCATATAGTCTGTATTCTTCTTCCAGACCCAGAGTTAACACATGCAAAGGTTGATTTTTGGGGCCGGCCACACGTACCCCAGATTCCTCAAAATGAATTTGGGCTTTTAATTTTTGGAGCAAATCTCTCCCCAATAGGGGGTATGGACAGTCAGGAacatgaagaaaagaatgagtcACCTTACCGGTAGCCAAGTGGACTTTTCGATCAGTAGTCCATCGATATCGCCGTCCTCCGGTGGCTCCCTGGACCCATGCCGACTTGTCACTGAGAGGTCCTGGGTTATGGTTCAGGACGGAATGTTGGGCTCCTGTATCCACTAGGAAGGTGACCGGCTGCCCCCCTACGTCTAGAGTTATCCTGGGTTCGGGGGGGGCTCCTGACCCCGACCTCCCTAATCGTCCAGGGTCAAGAGAGATGTTTTGGGTCGAGGCCGGGAACCCCGGGGGTTCTTCGGGCAGTCCCTTGCCCAGTGCCCTCTTTctttgcaataagcacattggtcTTTTTCCACTCGGGGGGGTCCTCTTCGCTCTCCCTCCTGTCTATCCTGTCTCTGTCCTGTCACTAAGGTGGCCATGAGTCTACTAAGGTCCCTACTCTTCTTTCGATCAcgttcctctgcctctctctttagCCTTTCATCTCTTTCCTCCCTTGTCTCTCTCTTATTAAATATCTTCTCTGCCTCCTTAAGTAGATCCTGCAGGGAACTTTCCCTTAAGTTCTCCAACCTTTCCAATTTCTTTCTAATGTCCGGGGCAGATTGCCAAATGAAAGACATAGAAACATTAGTTGCCTGCCCTGGATCTTCAGGATCATAGGGAGTGTATATTCGATAAGCCTCTTTTAGTCTCTCTAGGAAGGCAGAAGGAGTTTCCTCAGATCTCTGAATGACCTGTTTTACCTGGGCCAGATTTGTGGGGCGCCTAGCCGCCCCATGGAGACCCGCCATAAGCAACTGGCGATAAAGGATTAGGTGGTTCCTACCTTCCACAGTGGTGAAATCCCAGTCTGGTCTCTCTAAGGGAAAAGCAGCATTAATTTCATTTGGCAGCTGTGTCGGCCGCCCATCTGCCCCGCGAACATTTTTCCGAGCTTCCAGGAGGACTCTCTGCCTCTCCTCAGTAGTCAGGAGAGCCTGCAACAGCTGTTGACAATCATCCCAGGTAGGCTGATGGGTAACAAGTATGGACTCGATCAAGGCAGTCAACATGGCGGGATCTTTTGAGAAAGGAGGGTTATTGTTTTTCCAGTTATACAAGTCTGAGGCTGAAAAAGGCCAATACTGAAGTTGTCCGGCAGCCCTGTCCTTAGGGGAAAGGCCTGGGTAGTGGAGTCTGCAGGGGGTAAATTACCTTCCCTCCTTACTCTAGTTCTAGTGGCAATAGGGGAAGGATCTGGTTGCtgcaccccctccccagggccagtCTCCGCAGGGTATGGTGGGGGTTGAGGCAACCGGGAGTCATCAGTCAACAAATCCAGGAGGAGGTCGTCTCCGGGGGGTAGAACCTTGGGGACATTGGCCTTAGGGTCCTTTAAGGTCAAAGGAGGTTTAGTAACGGCGGGGTAAAGGGAGGACTGGGAAGGGGGAGCGGAAGGTGTAAGAGGGTGTGATGGAGGAAACAAGACAAAGGGCTTAGCCCATGGCGGGGGTTCAGCAGTCAAAGCTTCCCAGGTAAGGATGTAGGGGACCTGGTCTGGGTGCCCGTGCGGGCCGGGAACCATTATCTTTGCCTTGACCTGTAAAATGAGATTAGAGTTAAAGGACCCATCTCTCGGCCAGTCCACCCCGAAAGTGGGCCATTCTGAGGAACAAAAAGTGACCCAAGGTCGCTTATGGATCTCAACGGAGAGGTTGCTGGCGATCTTCCGAACCTCTGACCAATGCTGTAAAGTCAAACTTAAAGGAGTGGTAACAGATTGACCCATTATTTCAAAaacacagagtcctaggacagacaagaCAAAAACTAGGGAGCCAAAACCAAAACAGATTTTCGCTGCGCGACTTCGGCTGAAAACCGAAAGGGAAAGTTCAAATGGAGACTGTGTTCGTGAGAGTCCGGATCTCTCGTCTCCTTCACAAATCACGTAGCCCTCAGTCAGCGGGGCAGCCCCAAAGGGACTGACTCTCTTCCAAGCTACGGAGGACAAATGGGCCAGGGTGGCCTCCAAagaccactgggacgtctcccagggctgcggtcgggagtaCGAGTTCGTCAACTCCTCCACGGAGCCGCCCAATACAAATCTAGCTAGCTAACtagtacaaaaacaaagcaaacgcAAGCGCAGAACATCaaaaacagagacacagacaagtacgatcgctggccagcttacctcctGTCGGTgagtcggtggtccctgggtgggggtctccgatcccggacgagcccccagatgAAAGACCCCCGAGCAACGGGCTGCCTTTCCGTCTGAGGAGACCCCCAGAGATCAACGAGGCACACGAgggatgcaacagcaagaggttttattgagggttgcgggtacccgggcgtccaagtcctcgcagggagatggcgcgccggaGCTCGATgcctaggggtttttatggggggGAATTGCggaagcgggcttacagaagctaacGGCATGGTTACAGGGATTGGTCAGTccaaataaggcaaggaacaggaTTACATGACTCTGATTGGTCCACGTTGGTGAACCTAGGGACTTTCCGTTTTCCTGTTTTTGCAACCCTTGGTTCtcggaaaactttttttaaaattatttgtctaGCGCAATCATGAAGCCGCCTAGTTTCGATTCCTGGAACTGGCTAATTTTCCTGGAACCCTAGCCAGATGTTGTTATTGACTTAAATTCCCGGAACCTGCCCTTTATTTTCTGGCTTTACTGACTTTTGTCAATCTGGAATCTGGGTAGGGGTCTTCCATTCACCAGGCCTCTTTCCCTAATTtatcccttaatcttaagggaagtaaaTGAACAAGTATCTCCTGTATTTGCTCTCAGCTTGTTTTGAATTTCTGGCAGCCATTTACcaggcctcattttcccctaaaaatgactttggtcccttaatccTAAGGAGGAAGTAGATGAATTACCTCCTGTGTTTGCTTTAAGCTTGAGCTTTTGAGTTTCTGGCTGTTGTTCACCATGTCTCATTTTCCCTAATGTACCCTGCCTCGGTATGGGTGCTGTACAGAGTCCTTCTATGCCCATCTTGTGGGTACGAGGTGGAATTGCACCCTTCTGCTCCCCGATAAACACCTTGAGCCGCCTAAGGGGTGCAGCTTCAGGGAATCAGCATCTGGGGGTGGGTCTGGGCCTCAGGTGGGCCCAGGCAGCAACAAGGAGAGCGGTGGACTAGGGCTCTCTAACCTCCTGCAGGGAAGCCCTCCGAGCAGTTGGAGTGAAAGGACAGGGCCTAGCCCTgggagcagagggctggggacaaGGCCAGACTCCAGAGAAGTGGACAcctgtggggcggggcggggtggggttccccccctcccccgacctgcaggagagatgggaaaggcaCGCCGACGGgttgagccaagaaaggaaagggtcgacagaccacccgcccccagccctccctcaccggagctctgggagtcaagtcggtgcaagctCTCGTTTATTGGGaaagtatgtgccactaatataaggcacaggagccaatcaggtctaagatcggcaggaaggggagggatgagctgtccatcaagggccgaagagccggggcgtcaccGCCCACAgcaccgcctccgggttatcaccaaagacacttgcagcagctgtgcgttgttgtgaggcgccgccatcttagccacacgtggccccaagacagAAACAGGCGGGGTTGGCTAGTTGACTTCCGGGTGTGCCCCACAGGGGGGCACTGTCccaatcccctccccccattcctgtTTCAAATGACCTGGAGCGGATGGGCCTGACCCAATCAGAGCCAGAGCCTGGCAGTCCTGGGAGTCAACATGGCCTCCCAGGACCCAGGTGGGGCCCTGCACCTGGTGACAGCAGTGTCTTGTGAGCCACAGGGACAGAGGAGCCAAGGGTCCAGGGAATAGAGGCAGAGGAGAGTCTGGGGGCCCAGTAAAGGCGTggctgggagaggagggaggaggcgggcaAGCAGCACAGCTTAAACCACATTTATTATGCACCCACGAGGGCATCCTGATAAACACCGTACACGTCTGGTGTGTGTCCCCCCTCACTTCCTAGACActcacatgcacgtgtgtgaacAACGTTGGGTTCAAACTCTGCACTGTGTACCAAATAAAGGCTCTGGCTCCGCTACTAGCCAGGCCACCCTGCTGACCTCTGATTGCAGATGGCCAGCTAGCAGCAAGGGGGAACTGAAGGCAGGTCCCAGCTCCcgtgcacgcgcgcacatgtgtgtggtactggggtttgaacttagggcctgggtgccgtccctgagcttttttttgctcaagactggtgctctaccacttgagccacaggagtctcatggactttcctacccaggctgacttcaaaccacagtcctcagatctcagcctcctgagtagctaggattccgggcgtgagcctccagctccCAGCAGCAGGCAGGTTGTAACAtctccagcacttgggaagcggGAAGAAGTAAGTTCTAGATGGAAGGCAGCGGACGTGTGTGGAAGTGAGCAAGTTCCAGGAGAGCAGGGGAGGtggacctcccccctcccccgagttTGGTGCCTGCCTGGGGGACACAGAATCTGCCCGTGTTCGGTGCTAAGTTTTGTTCTATTAACATGTCGCCATAATATGCAAGTCAACTCGCATCCCCTTGTGTGTTTACACAAAATGCATTGGAATCAAACAGGTGCTCTGAGACGTGACTGAAAACCATTCCTGACACCACCTCAGAGGCGGGGCCTTTCTGGGGACagtgagcccccacccccacccccgctgtactgccggcttcctgcaggagTTGGGGATCTTCTCCTTGAAGATGGCACACGTCGCCTGGCCATAAGGCCCTGTCCAAGCAGTGCCACCCtgaccccccatcccccccccatcaCCGGGCTGGGGGCGACACAGCTTCCGTTCCCGGCTCCCAGCCTCCATTCCCCACCCAGCATAGCTAACTGAGGTTTAAGTATTAAACCATTGTCCCCAGAGGAGTTTTCCAACTGTCCACAGGCCACACCGGGAATCGCTGCTTCCCCCTATCTAGTGGACcgcctggggtcctggggtcccagGGAGACCCAGGGCCATTCAGGGGCAGGCACACGAGCTGAGCTGAGCGGCTGGAGCAGAAGGAGGGCCAGCGCCTCCCGCCTGGCCCAGTGGTCCCAGGGGAGGGGGCGCTGTACCTGGAGAGCCGGGGGCCTGCGCGTGGCTGCCCGGAAATCCACCAGCCGTTGGTGAGGCTGCATCTACAGGGGGGGCAGCTTCGCCTGCCGGTCTGAGTGGGGGTCCCTGGGGGGGCCCCTGCTGGCCGCTCCCTGGCACTCGGGATCTGAAACAATGAAGGACGTGAGCTTGGCGGCCCCTCCCGCAGCTCCCCAGAACTGccactctctccccaccccacgtAGCAGTCCTCCCCAAGTCCACTCATAGCAACCACAGCTccagacccctccccccacatcccACCAGTGGCTCCGAAGACCCAGACAAAGCTGCCCTGAGGAACAGATAAGGAAACAGGCCTGTCATATCCAGGGCAAGGCCCGCCTGCCCTTGGATCTATCCAAGTTTGTAGAACTCAGCGCCATGCCCACCCCAACTAGCCCTCCCCAGGCTGACACCCAGAGCTCTTCCAAGGGGAAGCCGTCCCTGCATCCTGCCCCTGTAGCCATAGGTGTCGGGGACCCACCTGGCCCACAGAGCTGCGGTCACGCTGCTTACCTGAAAGAAGGGAGCAGGCACGTGCTGGCTCGGACGCAGACCTGCCAAGTGGCCCAGTGCAGCCACTGGATGTCCTCAGGCAGATCTGGGAGCCATGTCACtagcctacaggaaggaagccacATCCAGGAACATGCGTTACATTtaaaaccaggcatggtggtcacgcctgtaatcctgctactcgggaggctctgagagctgagggtcaaagcagttcaaagccagtcccggcagaaaaatctgcaagactcttatttctaattaacccccCCAAAGCcacaaggagagctgtggctcatgtgggagattgccagccatgagcaaaaatacctcagagagcccagatcctgagttcaagccccataaccggcACCGAAACAAAAAAGGTCAGAAATTATAGAGCAGCCACGGCTGAGTCTCCTGAACACAACCACCACCAGCTGGAAgacctctctctgcttctctgctcTCCACCAGTTTCCTGTGGTTTCCAAGGAAACCAGGTCTGAGGCAGCTAGAACCCTGTATGTGAAGGCCTGGCAGTTCTGCAGCCTCAGAGCTCTAATTCCAAACTCTCCAGGCCTGTTTCCCCGTGGGCTCCTGAGAGGCTGAGCCAGTCGTTCTAGGAGGCCACCACCAGCTCAGAGTAGCCTCCGGCGGCTTCTGAGCTTGCACTGACCAACAGGTGCTGAGCTCCAAGgtcaccttcaccaggcccctGCCAAGGCTCACCTCCAGACAGTAGCGATGGCAGACTCCACCGGCAGGGTGCAGGGCTGCAGCGCGTAGGACAGGATGCGCACGGGTAGCAGGTTGCCGAGCCTGCTCAGGTATCCCCCCCGGTCCTTGATCGCTTCATTGAGGGCTGGAAAAGACCATCCGGAGATGTCTCACCCGCCCCTGCCAGGGGCAGGTTGGGCTCAGCTCCTGTCTGCCGTCCGCTAGGCTGGAGTCCCACCGCCGGGATGCCAGCGGGGTCCACAGCCCTCGCCCTGCACAGCAAGGGCGAGGCAAAGGTGGAAGGGAGCTGGGTGTGGggtgcacacctggaatccccgcacGTGGGAGGGGGATGGAGGTGGGGAGTCTGAACAGGAGTGAGGCCCCggtgaaaggggaggggaaaagggacaCCGTGTAGAGCAGCCTGTgttggaagagagggagggaggatggatctGTTCAGCTATCAGCAGCCCTTGATACCTTGTCTCTGGATCCTGGGCTCTTAAGACACAGCCaactcccccgcccccagcaccaCCATCCTTTTTTCAgcgctggggactgaacccatgGCCTAGCGCATGCCAGACAAGCGCTGTACTACGAAGCTATGAGTCCTTTGACTGACAAGCACGTTTATAGAGGAGCACACAACATCCGGGCCACCACCGGTCCCTCCACACAGGTGTCCCTCCCCTCGCAGCCCAGCCCATGTGGCTGAGGTCCCCTCTGTAAGGACCTCCTGGTACCCCCCACCACGGCACCTCAGAGGGCAAAGAGCATCCACCTTTGCTCACTCCTTGGCAGACTCGGCTGACCGGCAACAACCACAGCCACCTTAAACTGGATGGGAAGCCCCAGATCTGGGCGCCGGCAGACACCGGTGTTTGGCAGGGCCTGACCTTATAGACAGTCTCCTGGCCCGCACATGGGGACAAAGGACCCCGCTCAGGCTTGTGGCTTTGTTTTGTacaggtactgaggcttgaactcagggtctcacagtcttgcttagctttttttttttttttttttgctagtgctgggacttgacctcagattCTTgacctgagattcttttgctgaagtccagcactctagcacttgagccacagcgccacttctggccttttcttttcatgtggtgctgaggaatcgaacccagggcttcatgcatgccaggcaagcactctaccgctaagccacatgcccagccctctggcttggcgtttttgctcaaggctggagccacagctccacttccagcttctagggggttcattggagataagagcctcatgaattttcctgcctgggctggctttgaaccttgatccccagatctcagcctcctacgtggctgggattacaggcgtgcgccaccagcacccagacaggGCCTGCTTTAAAGGACACCCCAGCCTCAGAACTTCGCCCCCACCATTCCTCCCCCTGTACCACCACTGGGGGGCTCTGCGTGTGAGTCTTGAGGCACAGCAATGTTCAGACCACAGCAGTGTCCCCTGGGGGGTGGTGACTACAGCACTGTCCAGCAAAGGTTCCAGGTGGTGGGACTGGGCGCAGGAAAGCAAAGCGGGGCCTTGAGAAAGGCATCTCGGTGGCAAGAAGGGCCTGAAAGGTCCTAAGGGAATGGGCCACGTCCCAGACCCCGAGACCAGCATGACCCGGCCCGGCCTGGCTGCCTCCTGAGCCCTCAGTGGCAGGCAGTGACCCCACCCCCATTCTTGGTCATCGCctccaggggaggagagggagggcaggagaccCCCAGGCTGGGGACCTACCGGATTTCCCACGTGGCTCTGTGCCTGGCTTGCTGGCGGCTCGCCCACGGCACCAGGCCCTGGCACTCGCTGAGTTCTGGGCCTGCACAGTGGGTACCTGTGGTGAGCCTCGGGGAGAGGCTCCCAAACGTGGCCTCATCCCAGGCCATAATGCTGAGGCGCAGGGTGTCCCACCGCGTGTCCCCCAATGCGCTCCCCTTCTCCAGGCCGGGCCCACTGTCCCCGGGCTCCGTCTCTCTGGAGGACAAGCTCGGGCCGGGCTGCGGCCCGGCTCCCATTCCTGCAGAGGTGGGGAGAAGGCAGCGGCCATCAGAGATGGGGGAAACCAGACCCAGCCTCACACTCGAACCACAGGGGGGCCGGCAGGTGAGGAGAGAGAGCGCGGTGTGGAGAGGCCCGGAGGCCCCAGGGATGGGGCGCCGCAGGCGTTGAACACCTCATGACAGAACTAAGGGACTCCCTAGTGGCCACGCCCGTGGACAGACCAGCCCCGAGggacccccagcccccacatacCATTCTCCTCCAGGAACCGGAAGGCGTCCACGTAGCCTTGAAAGCAGATCTCCCTCACCTCCTACAAGCAAACCGAGCGAGTGCACTCGGGGACGCATGGCATGGAATGCTGCGGCAGGGCCCTGGgctccagcccgcccccccccccccggaggctgAGGGGCCCGGCTCTCAGTGCCCCCTTGGTCATGGGTGGAGCCTCCACTCTAGCTAATTCTGGGGCTCATTCTCTGTGTCCCTAATGGTTCCTTGGGAACCTTGGCCACAAGTCCACCCCAGCACCCAAACCAAACCCCAGTAGCCAGCTGTACTCCCCCACTTTGTTCTTTatccagtcatgaggcttgaacgtagggcctgggagctgtccctaagcttcttactcaaggctagcactaccccttttgggccacagcgccacttcccgtttcctgcctgggctggttctgaactgcGATCCTGAGCATTCCAGGTGTCagcccccagccctccattttttGAGAGCCTTACTGTGTGGCCACATTGGCCTGCCACTCTCCAtcctcccatctccccctccGAGGGCTGGGTCACGGGTGTGCACCGCCATGTCCAGCCTGCCTGACCTAGGCCATCAGGAAGGCCCCCACTCACCCCGGGGTCAGGGGGGAAGAACGCTCTGCACAGGAAGTAGATGTTCCTCTTGCAGAGGCGGAAGCTGAGGTGGTTGATGTCCAGGTGCAGGAAGTTGGTGGACTTGACCTTGGGGCAGATGTCGTGCTCCCCGTAGAAGGGGGACACGGTGATGGTGGACCTGGCGTCCAGGAGAGGCACGTTGTTGCTCAGTCCTCCGTCCATATAGCGCTGCACAGGAAGAAGACACAGAGCCAGGTGGCCCACAGGTGTGCCAAGATGACGTTTAACGATGGGGCCACATGAGCCCAGGGCTCCCCTCTGTGCACCCGGGACAGAGGGTGACGGGAGCCCCGCCTCTGCGGGACACAGGTACCTGCGTGACTGCCTCCCTTCACACCTTGAAAAGAAGTGTGCTTGTTTTCCCTCTCTTTGTTTTtggtgaggggtggggagggggtcctggggcttgaactcagggccccggcacAGTCTCTGGGCTccctttgctccaggctagcgctctacctcttgagccacagcgccacttccagctttttctgagtagcttattggagataagagtctcagggacttttgggggctggctttgaactgcgatcctcagacctcagcttcctgagtagttaggattacaggcgtgaaccaccagtgcctggctcttttttttttttgccagtcctgggcctcagggcctgagcactgtccctggcttccttttgctcaaggctagcactctgccacttgaaccacagcgccacttctgg contains:
- the Pnpla3 gene encoding 1-acylglycerol-3-phosphate O-acyltransferase PNPLA3, producing the protein MYEPGRPWSLSFVGCGFLSFYHIGATRCLCERAPHLVHGARWFFGSSFGALHCVVFLSRVPLERALMSLVGLVRKARRGNMSSLHPFFNINKSLRDELHARLPPNVHQLVAGKLYISLTRVSDGENVLVSDFRSRDEVVDAVLCSCFIPFFSGLIPPSFRGVRYMDGGLSNNVPLLDARSTITVSPFYGEHDICPKVKSTNFLHLDINHLSFRLCKRNIYFLCRAFFPPDPGEVREICFQGYVDAFRFLEENGMGAGPQPGPSLSSRETEPGDSGPGLEKGSALGDTRWDTLRLSIMAWDEATFGSLSPRLTTALNEAIKDRGGYLSRLGNLLPVRILSYALQPCTLPVESAIATVWRLVTWLPDLPEDIQWLHWATWQVCVRASTCLLPSFR